CACTGCTGCCAGTGGACAACCGGTCAGTGATAACTCGCCCAGGAGGCCACCCCTCGACCTCCTGGACACACAGGCTGCTCATCCCACAGGGCATTTTACGGGGACCGAGAGGCTTCACACCACAGGTCCCAGCCGCCCCGGTCCTGCTCGGCCTCGGACAAGCGTGCGGCACCCTCCCAGAGGGGGAGGTGGTCCTGGGGAGGGCACCGGGCCAGCCCTCCGGGGTTGGACCCCCCGCTCCTGCGCTCACTCTCCTGTAGGGTTTACGCCTCGACCCAGCAGCATCCCTGCCCAAGCACGCGACGCCAGGAGCCCCCCAGTCACGACCACACCTGTCCCCAGACGTCACCAGCGTCCTGCCCAGCCTAGCACTACAGCTcgtgggaggggagctgggcccTCTGGCCCTGGGGTCTGCTCAGGCCCACCAGTGGTCCTTGTGTGACCCACATGGGTGGTGTCTGTCCCCCAGGTGTTCGGGGCTCAGAAACTGTTGGACCGTTTTGGTGtcccaggcacagagaagcagcagaTGTGGCTGTGGCTGGCCCTCCGTGTGCCTGGGGaccaccctccagccctgcccagttGGTGAAGGGGGACAcccaccaggcccagggctgcATCACCCCTGGGTTAGAATCAGGTGGGAGTGTGAGGGGCTCTGggcttctcatctgtgaagtgtgGACACTTAACGTTTCTGCCTCACTGTCAGGCAGGTGAATTAGCCAGTGAGTTTACAGTGGCTCCTGAGGGGCCTGGAGGGCCtggagcaggagggctggggcgggggcagagAGGCCCCCTGTGCGGCTGTCCCGTCCTCACCCCCTTGTCCACGTCCTCAGGTCCTGAAACCCCAGGCCTCATCTCTTTCCATTTCAAAATGGATAATAAGAAGCGCCTGGCCTACGCCATCATCCGGTTCCTGCATGACCAGCTCCGGCACGGGGGGCTCTCATCCGACGCCCAGGAGAGCTTGGAAGGTACGTGCAGGCCACCAGGAtgcgagccccccccccccccccagctcccaATCTCCCTTCCACCCCTCATGAGCACCTCGGCCTGTCACGGGTGGGAGTGATGGGCTGGCACATCTGACCAGCCCGAGGTGCCAGCTGCATCCTTGTCCCAGGTGAGGCCACCGAGCCCCAGGCAGGCTCAGGGACCAGCCTGTCCTGCTCCCGCCCAGGATTCTCCCCCGCGCAGGGCtgcacctccctgggcctcctacAGGTATCTTCTTTATCTCCACTTAAGTGGAAGTGCGATTCCAGAAggttctccaccccacccccatcgtGTGTGTCTGTACTAGTCAAAGGGGAAAGGCTCatgagcctgggccagacctgctgCCAGCCCGCTGGGTGCCTGGCTGCACGGCAGGGGTGGCTGACCAGGGTCAGGGTCCTCAGGCACCCAGTCCTCTGTGCCCTTGTCCCAGGAACCTCGTCCCCGCCCGGCGGGGAGGGCCTCTGCCTTGCTCAGCTGAGCTGAGGGTCCTCAGCGTGCCActcaccacccctccccctccccacaggtCTTTGTGAACAGGAGCCCAGGGTCGGGCTGAGGACCCATCGCTGGGGCTTCTCCTGGGGGTGGAGTGACTGTGGAGTCAGGGCCCAGGGCTGAGagggtcccacccccagaggaGGCAGCCCTGGTGTCCTGGGGtggagcagaggggcaggggtgggcccTATGGGGACCTAAGCCACTGGGGTGGGTGGGCGGCTGCAGGGTCTGGCCCTGCCATCCTGTGAGCCATCATGCAGCCGCCCGGTCGTGCAGACAGGGCGGGCCAGCCTCAGGCTCTGGCCAGATTCCCCGAGAGCCAGACAGAGCGACCCAGGCACCTCACCTGTCGTGAGGCGCTCCAGGCCGCGCTGAGCCCCCGAGGCCCCCAGCCAGGCGGCCACAGCTTTATGGCCCCACAGAGAGCCCTGATGTCACCATTTGAGCCCCGCTGGGAGGGGACAGCgtcttccctcctttctgccctcagAGCTCCAGGGGCATGTCCGTCCCGAGTTCCTCCAGGAATCAAAACCAGGACCTATAGGGGGGATAGGTGGGACCCGATGCGTCCCGAGGCCTCAGCGAACGCGCTCCAGAGAGAGTGGCAGCGCTGTCCTCCAAAGCCGTAAACTGGGGGTCAGTTTCAGAAGAGCACACCTTTGTCCCCTGGCAGTTGCAATCCAGTGCCTGGAGACTGCCTTTGGGGTGACCGTGGAGGACAGCGACCTTGCACTCCCTCAGACTCTGCCGGAAATCTTCGAAGCGGCCGTGGCGAACAGGGTGAGTCTCGGGGCTTCTGGCGCTGGGACCTGAGTGCCCGGGCCAGGCCGCGTCCTCTCCCAGGATGCTGGGCACCGCGGGGCCCGAGGGCCTGAGACGCTCTCCCTCGGGGCTCGGCTGTCCTTGTGGGGGAGGCCAGAAGTGCCGGGCTGGAAGGAGGAGGCGGTGGTTCCCTGCTGTCCCTCAAACAGCTGGCCTTCACTCGGGCCAGGAGCTGCCGCAGGACCTAAGGAGCCCGCAGCGAAGCCCCCCTTCGGAGGAGGACTCGGCCGAGGCGGAGCGCCTCAAAACCGAAGGTAAGAGGCCGCCGGGCACCTCGCCCACCTGGCCTGTCCGTGGTGTGGGAGGGTGGAGGCCAGCTggtcctgggctctggagccccTTAGCTGCTGAGCGATGCCCACATCACGGCCCTCCACACGCGGGACATCGCTCAGCCGTGagcaggagagcagccctgacacccgCTCCCACGGGGCCGGGCCCTGAGAGCACGGcgctcagggagagaagcagacacacagCGTGTGAGTCCACGGATGTGAggcgtccagaacaggccagtccacagacacagggagggggctcctggctgtcaggggctggggggtgggggtgatgctgATGGGGACAGGGCTTTATTTTGGCtgatggaatgttctggaattagatagtggtgaggGTTGGACAACTCTGAGTGTACTAAAAACCACCGAGTTGTACACTTTCGTAGTGTGAGTTTCATGGTACTTGACTTACATTAGTTAAAACAGGGCTGTTTCTGAAGGAAGAAGCGGAAGTGACAGTGTTTGCGATTTAGGCTCCCAAATACCATGGCCAGAGCAGTGACACAGTGAGGGTCAGGCCGGGCCCGCGCTGGACGCAAacctcaccctcctcctcacGCCAGCACCACCAGCCCACATCCTGCCACTCGACGTCTCACACCTTCATGTAGAAGCCGGGAGAGCTAGGAGTGACGGCCCAGGCCTCGGGGTCTGATGGAAcgtctcccctttctcttcagGGAACGAGCAGATGAAGGCGGAGAACTTTGAGGCCGCCGTGCACTTCTACGGGAAAGCCATCGAGCTGAACCCCGCCAACGCCGTCTACTTCTGTAACAGGTGCGGGCCGGGCTGCGCATCCCCAGGCAGATGGGAGGGGTGTTGGTTCCAAGGTGTGTGACAGCCCAGCCACTGTCCCAAATCCCAAGCCCGTGCCAGGTGGCCAGCGAGGTATGGCCGAGCATCAGGGACGCCAAAGGTAGGCAGCAAGTGTCTGCGTGGACGGGGTGGTGCCCCAGGATTCGGGTACGGTGCCTGTGGTGGTGTCACCACTGACCATGAGAGTCATGCCTGGCCTGCCCATAAAGGATGTGCCAGGGCCGGGGGCTCAGAGTGGAAAGAGGGCCGAGGATGGAGTAGCCGTGGGAGTGGCCAGGCATCAGAGAGGTGGGGGCCGGTCGAGCCTGTCCCCCCACCCAGGGGGAGCCACTCTGTGCTTTGGGCTCTGTTTTTAAATGCTTCCTGGGGGACAAGTCTAGAGTCACAGGGAAGTGGCACAGATTGGACAGAGGGCTCCCTGTACCCTCCGACCGCCCAGCCCAGCTgctcctccctgtgtctcttgCCTGACTCCTTTCTGTCCTTCCATGATTGGAAGAGACACAAGGTGGAAATTCGGATGAGAAAGATAACACTGAGGAGCCTGGCTACATAAGCTGGGCGTGGGCTCCAAGCCCCGGGGGCCCCAAGCGCTGTGGCCACTGCCCCTTGCAGCCCTGTGTCCCCTGTGAACCTCCCCCCCGCGCCCGGAATGGCGCCCTGCAGACACAGCAGAGCCCGGGTCTGTCTGACAGCAAGGGAGACCAGGGCTGCCCCCCGTGAGGGCCCAGCTCCCCgactgccctgccctgcctcctgcagaGCCGCGGCCTACAGCAAACTGGGCAACTACGCCGGGGCGGTGCAGGACTGCGAGCGGGCCATCTGCATAGACCCGTCCTACAGCAAAGCCTACGGCCGGATGGGGTGAGTGCCGGCCGCCctgcccctcctgtccccagggcAGTCCAGTTCTGACACTCTCTGCCTGGAGTCATGCAGACCCCACAGGGTAAGGACTCCGCCCCGCCTCACACAGCAGTGACAAGTCCGGGCTGTTCCCTGAGCTGAGGGACCAGCTATAAATCAGGGTCCCATGACCCCTTCCTTGGGCACAGCGATCCACTGGTAGGCTCATGGAACGTTTAGCGGCTCATTGTGAAGGACGCAGAGAGCAGATGAGGCAGAGGGCGAGGTTGGGGAGGGCCTGCCctgtggggttgggggtgcaCCCCCACCTGGCACACAGACACCGTCGCCGGTGGGGACAGTCTCCAGTCTCACTGTTGGAAGGTTTATGATGTCTccagtgccccctccctcctgggggaTCTGGGGTGAGTTCCCACCCCTTGATCCGAGCAGCCCTTCCTGAGGCTTCTCAGAGgataaactcaggtgtggtcaGAGGGCAGGCCTGCGGTTCAgctctgccaggagctggggaggagtTCTGACCACCCGCCCGCCACCTCCTGGCCCAGACTGGATGAGGATAGTGACCCCCAGcagtttggggggagggagggcaggtggccTACTGGCGCCCCCTCCACGCCCACCGTCTCCCCCGCAGCCTGGCGCTGTCCAGCCTGAACAAGCACACGGAGGCCGTGGCCTACTACCGGAAGGCCCTGGAGCTGGACCCCGACAACGAGACCTACAAGTCCAACCTCAAGGTCGCggagctgaggctgagagaggcgcCCAGTCCTGTGAGTTCCCccgggggccgggctgggggtgggcggcCAGGCTGGCTTCCTGCGGCCTGTGAGTGGAAGGCCAGGCTTAACTGTGTGAAGAACGTCTCCGGCCTTGGGGGCCTGGCATCCATTTAACCCTGTCCTGTCGTGAAAGATGAAGAAACGGGTGGGGGCACACGTCACATAGGGAAGCCCCGGGCtcagccaggaggcagagggaggggccttTGCTGTGCTTCCCAGGGGAGGGGTGGCCAGGTGGGGGCACAGGGGCTGCCAGCTGACCGGGGCAGGGGACGGGCCGGGTGCGGgagcccctgggggagggggagggggctctgcaGGGCAGTCTGCACGTGAGAGGTCGCCCTGAGCGGGCTTTGACAGTCCCTAGAGGttgccccaccaccaccctggccCCGGGAGGGGCCATCCCCGCCCCAGGTGCGCGTCGGAATGGGGAAGTCGAGCTCTCCTGGGTGGCCCGCGCCGCATGTTTTCTCTGGAGCACCATCCAGGCTGCCCGGGTTCCCAGTCTGCCCCACAGGGGACCTCAGCGCTCCGTTCCTGCGAGCCAGAGCCCACTCACTGGGGCTTCTCTCACCCACAGACAGGAGGTGTTGGCGGCTTTGACATCGCAGGCCTGCTCAACAACCCGAGCTTCATGAGCATGGTAACCCCCCCGCCCCGTTTGCAGTCAGATAACCACAGACATGTGCTGTCAGGTGGCCCCCCAGTTGGACCCTCAGTGCCCAGCTCAGAGGACAAGCTGAACCTACCTCTCCCAGCCAGATAAAGTAACCCGGGAAATCTCCGTCCCCACTCCATCCCCAGCTTGGCCCCCTTGTGGTATAGATGCGCCTGCTTCCAGGGGTTTAGATGGGACAGCGCAGGGAGGGCACGGTGCCCCACAGAGGAAGGACTGCCTCCTGGGGCCAGAGACTTAAAGATGTCCTCGGAGAGCAGGCACCCAGCTTGCGCCGCACAGACCGTCCCTCCCTAGGTGGTCTTGTGGGACCTCGGGCTGCACTGTGGGCTCTCAGGGCACTGGGTCTCAGACGGTCCAGGAGAGAGGACCCGACCCCCAGCACCAGCCATGCCCAGGCGCTCTTAGGGCAGGTGGATGGGGCTGAGGCTGGCCAGGGGTGCTCTCTGGCCCATTACGGACAGAGCTGTGGCCTGGGGGCGCCCCCCTGGCTTCCTTCCTAGCCACACGTTGACCTGAGCCCCAAGGAGATGATCCCAATGGGAAAGAGTTGATGCAGGAAGGCGTCCAGGGTGATGGTGTTTATCCACAGAGCAAACCTGGACGCTGACTCTCCAGGAGTGTCCCGGGTCCGGGAAGGCTGACGCGGTGCCTGGAGTCTCTTACAGCAGATCGGGGTGGGAAAGCGGGGGGGTCCCAGTGCacggaggagggcaggcaggccccGGGTGCTCGGCTGGAGGCCTCGTGCTTGCAGTGCCGACAGAATGCTCTGGGAGCTTGCTCTTTGTGACAGGTCTGTTCTTTCTTCAGGCATCAAACCTCATGAACAACCCCCAAGTTCAGCAGCTGTAAGTGACAGCCGTTCTCCTCCAGGGTTTATGGTTAAGCTGCTTTTATGGTGAAAGATTGCTACAATTCACCGTTTTAGCCATTTTAACGTTTACAGTTGCGTGATGTCAAGTATGTTTACAGTGTCACATAGCTGTTGTCAccatctagttccagaacatccatcaccccagaaagaagccccattcccatcagcagtcaccccccaggccccccagctTCTGACAACCACAGACCCCCTCTGTCTCTGCTGGTTTATCTGTGCTAGACGTTTTGTATAAGTGGATCCATATGTGTGGCCGTTTGTGTCACAGGCATCGGCCATTGTCTCTGGGGGACAAAGTTGTGCCGTTGAGAATCCCTGTCCTTAATCCAAAAAGGACGTTCCTGGGAAAGCTGGTGAAACTGACGGGCCGCAGTAGAGAGCAGgctgggcccagggtgggggtggggggccagggggagggggttgtGCCATTCGAGGGTCCAAGTCTCTCTCTACAGCATGTCCGGCATGATTTCGGGCGGCCACAACCCTCTGGGGTCTCCCGGCACCAGCCCCTCGCAGAATGACCTGGCCAGTCTCATCCAGGCGTGAGTCCACCTGCCAAGTGGGGCTCATAGGTGGGGTGGAGCTCAGCCCCAAGGGAAGACGGATCGGCTCCGCGTGTTCCCCGGGCATCCTCAGGCACACGTGGGGGAGGCggccggggtgggggtgccctGGCCTGGGCTGAGCACCCCCCTTACCCCTACAGGGGCCAGCAGTTTGCTCAGCAGATGCAGCAGCAGAATCCAGAGTTGATAGAGCAGCTCCGAAGTCAGATCCGGAGTCGGACCCCCAGTGCCAGCAATGATGACCAGCAGGAGTGACCGCCCACGTGAGTcccggggctggagggggcgCCGCCCACCTGAGTCCCGGGGCTAGAGGGGGCGTGCGCGGCCAGCATCTCCTTCCCAGGAGTCCCCACCTgattccccctccctcttcccactcaGGCGGGTCACACAGATGAGGGTGGGACCCCACAGCCCCCATCGGGCGGGCACAGGGAGGCTCGCGCAGAGAGGCCGGTGGCAGGTTGCTCCCCGGGCTCGAGCGGGAGGTGCCCGCCTCTCGCTGACGCTGGGTGTCCTGCCTGGGCTTTGTGATCGTCTGTTTGCTTGGTTGCTTGGTTGGCTGGGGGTGTTTTTGCTGTGAGCAGATGTTACACGGTTGCTTAAAAATACACCCGGGTGTCCCAGAAGAGTCCCCGGTGGCTTTGGCTGGCTTGGTTAGTGCCCGGGGTCGTGACCTCCGTCGCGGGTGCAGGCGGTGCTCCTGTCCACGCGGTGCTGTCGCTGCTTTGACGGAGCCTCTTTATCTGTCGTCATCTGTCCTCACACATCTAACCatggtttttattaaaaaatttttaaagggcaaaAACATAAAAGAGTAGCCAAAACCAACTTTAATCTTTGTACTCACAGCAACACATGTTAATGTTTTGTGTACTTTTCCTTCGTCTTCttaatgcttttttatttattcatttattttttactttttttgagcGGAAGTCATCAGGTTTGTCTGTTAGTTTATTAATGGGCGCACTGGGGATGGGACCCAGGACTTCGTGCGTGCTAAGCGcgagctctgccactgagttataccctcctccctaaatgctcttttgaaaaaacaaaccaacaggcATCTGAGGTCAGTTTTGTGTTTATCAGCTGTAACCACGTCCCCAGAGAACCCTCCTCAACACTCCTGCACCTGGCCTCCAGAAGCACCTGTGACGGTGGCTGTGTCCCCGTCCGCGCGGCCTCCTCCATCTCCTGACCGCCATCCCCGTGTCCTCCCTCCAGCCATCCCTACACATCGGGTCCTTCCACCATGTCTGCCGCCGCCTGGAAGCCGTCTTCTCCCGTTGGACTGCCCGAGAGAGAAAGAAATTCGACCTGCATGTTAagacggattttttttttttttgcctccacccttccctccctttttgtACTCTCTCACGGCCCCCAGACCCTTCTCGAAACAGAGCCAGCAAGCTGTGAGTGCAGAGACCAGCACCCATCTCCCTCCCAGCGCCCCCCTGCCAAAACCCAGTCACTGTTTTCTAGACTAttccggggtggggggcaggcccTCCGAGCAGCGGTGCACGGGGGATGCTGTGTCCTTGAAGCCCCTtctgcagcccccgccccctcgGTCCATCCTCAGGGGCCTCCCAGCCCACGGGAAGCTGCTTTCTGAGTGGACCTTGGCTGCCCCCGCTGCCTCTGCTCGGACAAGCTCACTGCCAGCCTCGCCCGGCCCTGGGCCCGGCTCTCGCAGGAGGGACTCCAGTCGTGGGTTCCTAGAAGATGGTTCCATCGCCTCGCGCCCGGTGGGAGCCCACGTCCTGGGTGCGCAGGACCCGTTTCTGGGACTTTTCTTCCAGTCAAGCATTTTGACGGCCGCCTGTCTGATCTCCATCCTCTTTCCCAGGGCTCAGGACCACTGGACCATGTGGTGTTCTCATGACCTTGGCCCAGCCCCCGAGCCTGTCCCCGCCTGTCCGTGTCCCAGCCACTGCCCTCTGCCTGCAGGTGTCCGCCTGCCCAGCGGGCTCTCCGCCTGGTCAGGGTGGGGCCGTGGGGCCTCTGTGCCACCTGTCTTGGCCTGAGGTTGCGAGGCGGCCACCAGAGTTGCTTCTCAGGAGAGCGACCCAGGGCCGGCGGCCGTGTGGGTGTCCCAGTGGCCCTGGCCGGGTTGGGAGGAGAGGTTGGCTGGATCCTTGGCGGCTTCTGGGGGTGTCAGCGGTCGGAGAGGTAGTTGCAGTGCCATGTGTGTTGTAGGAACCGATACGGAGGTGGGCCACCCGCAGTCAGGCACTTGTCTGGTGATGTGTCCCAACTCCTGAGTGCTAGCCGTGGTGACAAGCATAATGTGTGGGGAATAAATAGACATCATGACCTCTGCTCATTTCTGTGCTGACCTCTCCAACCGTCACCACCCTCCCTGCTTCTGAGCATCCAGGACCCCCGGCCTGGACCCTGAGTGGGTCACCCTGGAACCGCTGAGCCAGGTCCTGTGTGAATTCCTGTTGCCACTGAAACGTCCCcacaaattcagtggcttttaacCACATGCATCATGtctgttctggaggccagaagtcagaCACAAGTCTCCCAGGGCGGAGTCCCTCCAGGGGCTCCGGAGGAGACGCTCCCTGCCTTGTCCAGGTTCTGGAACGCATGGGGTAGGTAGAGGGGCGCTGGGGCTGTACCCGGCTCCCAGCTGGCCATTGGGCTGTGGAAGCACTTTACGTCCTTCGAGCAGAAAGCTAGAAATGCCCCCTGCTCCGGCTGGGGCTTCCAGGGGACTGATGGTGGTCCTTCCAGCCTCCGGTGACCTTGAGCTGCCGCCCTGCAGAGGTTACTTTGACTTATTCTTTGCTTCTTGGATGGGGGCCAGTAGGGACAGAGGGAAgttcagggaggaggaagggtccATCCCTGGTgctgctgaggggtggggggtgagagcTGCCATGGTCCTCAGCCCCCTCGCCACCCCAGCTGCCTGGCGTGGGCCCCGCTGGAGGGCGTGCGGGAGGCGGTCCCGCTGGCCTT
The genomic region above belongs to Camelus ferus isolate YT-003-E chromosome 22, BCGSAC_Cfer_1.0, whole genome shotgun sequence and contains:
- the SGTA gene encoding small glutamine-rich tetratricopeptide repeat-containing protein alpha, coding for MDNKKRLAYAIIRFLHDQLRHGGLSSDAQESLEVAIQCLETAFGVTVEDSDLALPQTLPEIFEAAVANRELPQDLRSPQRSPPSEEDSAEAERLKTEGNEQMKAENFEAAVHFYGKAIELNPANAVYFCNRAAAYSKLGNYAGAVQDCERAICIDPSYSKAYGRMGLALSSLNKHTEAVAYYRKALELDPDNETYKSNLKVAELRLREAPSPTGGVGGFDIAGLLNNPSFMSMASNLMNNPQVQQLMSGMISGGHNPLGSPGTSPSQNDLASLIQAGQQFAQQMQQQNPELIEQLRSQIRSRTPSASNDDQQE